A window from Triticum aestivum cultivar Chinese Spring chromosome 6D, IWGSC CS RefSeq v2.1, whole genome shotgun sequence encodes these proteins:
- the LOC123141371 gene encoding BTB/POZ and MATH domain-containing protein 1-like has protein sequence MPASSAKTVLETAASTSTCTPETVQRKHVFDIRGYSQHKLLGPNVYISSGAFAVGGFDWNIRYYPCGYLKPKYVSVYLELLSAGARVRASCDLTVVGQRPGAPSLVSRTPPTLFTSDLSRFAPSTSKFVKRSKLESPSWGLVHGDRLVIECVVTVFMYPTVVTWAAAPDEGDPPSDLHRDLARMYESQAGADVGFLVGGQGFRAHRTVLAMRAPAFMAGVVRGGGLGFSSGCVDINDMQPEAFDALLYYIYMDSLPAAIRDVDGDRKRELVMDLLAAADRYDIQRLKLICETALSKTLEANTVVTTLTLAEKHHCQRLRQACVQFIASSVDQIK, from the coding sequence ATGCCGGCGTCGAGCGCAAAGACGGTGCTGGAGACGGCGGCGTCGACGTCGACGTGCACCCCGGAGACGGTGCAGCGCAAGCACGTGTTCGACATCCGCGGGTACAGCCAGCACAAGCTCCTCGGCCCCAACGTGTACATCAGCTCGGGCGCCTTCGCCGTCGGCGGCTTCGACTGGAACATCCGCTACTACCCCTGCGGGTACCTGAAGCCCAAGTACGTGTCCGTCTACCTGGAGCTCCTGAGCGCCGGCGCCCGCGTGCGCGCGTCCTGCGACCTGACCGTCGTCGGCCAGCGCCCGGGCGCGCCCTCCCTGGTGTCGCGCACCCCGCCCACGCTCTTCACCTCCGACCTCAGCAGGTTCGCGCCCAGCACCAGCAAGTTCGTCAAGAGGAGCAAGCTGGAGTCGCCGTCGTGGGGGCTCGTCCACGGCGACCGCCTCGTCATCGAGTGCGTGGTCACCGTCTTCATGTACCCGACCGTGGTCACCTGGGCGGCCGCGCCGGACGAGGGGGACCCGCCCTCGGACCTGCACCGCGACCTCGCCAGGATGTACGAGTCCCAGGCCGGGGCGGACGTCGGCTTCCTGGTCGGAGGGCAGGGCTTCCGCGCCCACCGGACCGTGCTGGCCATGAGGGCGCCGGCATTCATGGCGGGCGTCGTGCGTGGCGGGGGGCTGGGGTTCTCCAGCGGGTGCGTCGACATTAACGACATGCAGCCTGAGGCCTTCGACGCTCTCCTCTACTACATCTACATGGACTCGCTCCCTGCCGCCATACGCGACGTGGACGGAGACCGTAAGAGGGAGCTTGTCATGGATCTGCTTGCGGCTGCGGACCGGTACGATATTCAAAGGTTGAAGCTAATATGTGAAACCGCCCTCTCCAAGACCCTTGAGGCCAATACCGTGGTGACCACGTTGACTTTAGCAGAGAAGCATCACTGCCAGAGGCTCCGTCAGGCTTGTGTTCAATTCATAGCTTCTTCTGTAGATCAAATCAAGTGA
- the LOC123144248 gene encoding protein YIF1B-B isoform X2 yields the protein MNSDLGGLGPRPANAPPNPFESAMYGAGPGLIRTGLGAYGEKFLGSSSEFMQSNITQYLSDPQYYFQVNSQYVRNKLKVVLFPFFHRGHWTRITEPVGGRLSYKPPIQDINAPDLYIPLMAFGTYIVIAGYALGVLGRFTPEALTLQFTRGLVGWFLQVVLIKGLLYSLGSGEAPLLDIVAYAGYGFAGTSLAMLARIFWSYLYYFIMPWFCLCTGVFLVKTMKRVLLGGPRSYERHPSRNHYFLLFLAVVQFPMLFWLGNISG from the exons atgaatagtgatctaggtggCTTAGGTCCTAGGCCTGCAAATGCACCACCAAATCCTTTTGAAAGTGCCATGTATGGTGCTGGACCTGGACTGATCCGTACTGGACTTGGAGCATATGGAGAGAAATTTCTTGGTTCGAGTTCTGAGTTCATGCAGAGCAAT ATTACTCAATATTTATCCGATCCTCAGTACTATTTTCAAGTCAACAGCCAGTATGTGAGGAACAAACTGAAGGTCGTCTTGTTCCCTTTCTTTCACAGG GGCCATTGGACGAGAATAACTGAACCTGTAGGAGGAAGGCTATCGTACAAACCTCCAATTCAGGATATCAATGCACCAGACCTGTACATCCCTTTGATGGCGTTTGGCACCTACATTGTCATTGCTGGATACGCATTGGGGGTCCTTGGAAG GTTTACCCCTGAGGCACTGACCCTACAATTCACGAGAGGTCTAGTTGGCTGGTTTCTGCAAGTCGTCCTCATCAAAGGTTTGCTGTACTCCCTGGGCAGTGGTGAAGCGCCATTGCTAGACATTGTGGCGTATGCTGGGTATGGATTTGCTGGCACATCTCTTGCGATGCTGGCCCGCATCTTCTGGAGCTACTTATACTACTTCATCATGCCATGGTTCTGTCTCTGCACTGGCGTGTTCCTCGTGAAGACCATGAAGAGGGTTCTTCTGGGTGGACCAAGGAGTTACGAGCGGCATCCGAGTCGAAACCACTACTTTCTGCTCTTCCTGGCGGTTGTTCAGTTCCCGATGCTGTTTTGGCTCGGCAACATCAGTGGTTGA
- the LOC123144248 gene encoding protein YIF1B-B isoform X1 — protein MAAMNSDLGGLGPRPANAPPNPFESAMYGAGPGLIRTGLGAYGEKFLGSSSEFMQSNITQYLSDPQYYFQVNSQYVRNKLKVVLFPFFHRGHWTRITEPVGGRLSYKPPIQDINAPDLYIPLMAFGTYIVIAGYALGVLGRFTPEALTLQFTRGLVGWFLQVVLIKGLLYSLGSGEAPLLDIVAYAGYGFAGTSLAMLARIFWSYLYYFIMPWFCLCTGVFLVKTMKRVLLGGPRSYERHPSRNHYFLLFLAVVQFPMLFWLGNISG, from the exons ATGGCAGCaatgaatagtgatctaggtggCTTAGGTCCTAGGCCTGCAAATGCACCACCAAATCCTTTTGAAAGTGCCATGTATGGTGCTGGACCTGGACTGATCCGTACTGGACTTGGAGCATATGGAGAGAAATTTCTTGGTTCGAGTTCTGAGTTCATGCAGAGCAAT ATTACTCAATATTTATCCGATCCTCAGTACTATTTTCAAGTCAACAGCCAGTATGTGAGGAACAAACTGAAGGTCGTCTTGTTCCCTTTCTTTCACAGG GGCCATTGGACGAGAATAACTGAACCTGTAGGAGGAAGGCTATCGTACAAACCTCCAATTCAGGATATCAATGCACCAGACCTGTACATCCCTTTGATGGCGTTTGGCACCTACATTGTCATTGCTGGATACGCATTGGGGGTCCTTGGAAG GTTTACCCCTGAGGCACTGACCCTACAATTCACGAGAGGTCTAGTTGGCTGGTTTCTGCAAGTCGTCCTCATCAAAGGTTTGCTGTACTCCCTGGGCAGTGGTGAAGCGCCATTGCTAGACATTGTGGCGTATGCTGGGTATGGATTTGCTGGCACATCTCTTGCGATGCTGGCCCGCATCTTCTGGAGCTACTTATACTACTTCATCATGCCATGGTTCTGTCTCTGCACTGGCGTGTTCCTCGTGAAGACCATGAAGAGGGTTCTTCTGGGTGGACCAAGGAGTTACGAGCGGCATCCGAGTCGAAACCACTACTTTCTGCTCTTCCTGGCGGTTGTTCAGTTCCCGATGCTGTTTTGGCTCGGCAACATCAGTGGTTGA